In the Heteronotia binoei isolate CCM8104 ecotype False Entrance Well chromosome 13, APGP_CSIRO_Hbin_v1, whole genome shotgun sequence genome, one interval contains:
- the SMAGP gene encoding small cell adhesion glycoprotein produces MEAVLTPPPHSEDLLTSTLMKKMDTPTLEQDANVAVVGAVIAVVLVTLLSVIVLIIIYMYKNKGTYRTYEQRETDPEGSVQMEDLPIKGEKEEYFI; encoded by the exons ATGGAAGCTGTTCTAACCCCTCCACCACACTCAG AAGACCTGTTGACCAGCACACTTATGAAGAAGATGGATACGCCAACTCTGGAGCAGGATGCCAATGTGGCTGTTGTTGGAG CTGTTATTGCCGTGGTTTTAGTCACACTCCTTTCAGTCATTGTGCTGATTATCATATACATGTACAAGAACAAAGGCACCTACCGTACCTATGAACAGCGAGAAACAGATCCAGAAGGGTCAGTCCAGATGGAGGATCTGCCCATTAAAGGTGAAAAAGAAGAGTACTTCATCTAG